The genomic DNA cATATTTGATGCGATCAATTGTCACGATTTTCATCAGATCGATCGTAAACACAAATCGTACCGTATATGGGGGCCCTTCACAATCGACTAAAGAATTATAAGTGGATGAGCGACGACGGCAgctgattataaaataataaatcaagaaACCtgttaatatgtacctatatattattacacatgaatttattataattaatgttgtgTAAATCAGAGtacataaagttaaatatttaattaatatcatatCAATAGATGGACTTATTAACTAtgcataataatacatttatttttgtaatcttataaaaatatatttttgttacaagtaCCTCGTCTTTAATCTGTATCTATATTTACTGCTATAGTAGATAACCCTGGAACTattggttcattttttttttgttgggtaCTCTGTTTATCGAGGCTATGAACATCACACTACGgtaaataggagccgagcagcgggcGATACTGCATAGGAATAGCTAATATAATAagtggaaaataattattatgttatcgactaactgaagtaactgtttgacgaggaactcgacttgtttcaagctctgctagaggctcatattcatgagtagtaTTTCGCGATTATTGCGCTGCTACTCtccagttcctcgtcaaacagttacttcaGCTAGTCGAtaacagaataattaatttagtatgtctcacgaaagttataatggaaaataatgttgttaattAATCCTACCTTTGTCGAGGCTGGACTCAGCATTCCTtacttattattagtttaaaaaatatttctacatcTTGGCTCACAGGTTTAGCCAATTGTAGCCAATATTTCTTCACAATGATGTACCTAGCTTTCAaattttatccggagctgcgggtttaccggggctccggctcgacaagcaggagtagggatggggtggtttttagtcaggaaaagtctgacactccctctcacctcgcccagggcgggagaagtcattggataattttcccacctcaaaaaaaaagctttcAAATTGTACTGTAAtggagaaaattaaataatgtcaGTAGTTTCTAGGGtacagaaaaacaaacaaaagttaaacttctttataataatttcaattgcaataaaattatatcatcaGGTTGTTACAGGTCAGACATAATGGCTATCATCTTGTACTTATCTCAAATATTTCAGGGCAGCTAAGTAGGTATACTGtacattgtttcattttattagtacaagtttaaaatgtttaaaccactgcaacaatattataatgtttatgttcTTTATGTACATGTTAGAGCACAAACTTATAGGAACATgaaagaatataatttaaagtgTAAGCAATCCttgacattattattgaaattaaatattgaggCACTTGACTACTTGTTCTTTGGTGTCATCTGGAGATGTAACTTTGTGGCCAATTGTCCGTGGGTCATGGTAAATCTCATAGTCATTACCACCAGCCATTGTTTTATCTCcaaaaaagtgtatttgttCAAAATGTTGGTCTGCTACATGATTAAGGCAGTAAGTCTTGTCCCAACCGGTAGGGAAGACATCCACACTGATTTGTCCTCCGAGTGCAAATGTCAATCCTGAATCTTCAAATTCAGTTTTTAATGCATCAACAAATTTCTGTCTTATGGAATGGATAGAGTCATACTTTACAAACTCATCTCGCTCAGCCTGACTGCAGGACCGTCCCACAGGGCAAATATTAATCATGCTTGATCTGAACTCAACAAAGTTACCACGCTTAGCTGGTAGCTCGAGCTTAGACATATATGCAAGTGAGAAATTGATGACTCTTTGTAACAACTTCTCTCCGAGGTGACTCAGGATGCTTTCGGAGCTGATCAGCTTGCCATTACGATAGTGAACGACACCATTCTCACAAAAAACGTAGTCGAACTTGGCTGCCACTTCCGGCCCATCCATTTGTTCAGCTATTTTAACATAATCGGATCCACTGACAAGCCCCACACTCACTCTAGATTTCACGTCATCTAACAAAAACTTTTTCAGTTCCTCTGTTATTACCTGCCGCGGTTTAGTAAGAGTACCATCTACATCAAAAAGATACAAAACAGATTTCCGGCTACTCATGTTCTCGAAATATAGTTCTCCAGTTGGcaataaaaatcgattcaaATTTTGGAGGCAATCTACAATTTATAAAGCCGGTCTTATGTAGAATACTACATTGGCAGCCACACGCGCTACTTCCCGCCTACCACTTCTACGACAGTGGTACCGTAACTGTACCGCGAACCGCCAACACTTCACTGGACACGTCAAGTATCTGCCAGTTATCAGCTGACAGCCGCTAGGCTGGCTGAAAACATGGCGTACGAATCGAGTATTGTTTACACCCTGATAATTTGCTTCTTTATCACTGATACCGCATTATCTGATAAAGGTAGTAAACCTGGAAATGTTCTTATATTCTTAGGTGAGTTAGAAATCATATTGCAATGCTATACTTAAGTTTTAAACCGTGGTCGCTCATATGAGTTATATGTTATCGTTATCAAATCGGTCTGACACGCAAGACAGCTGTATACGTGTTTAATGTCTATTGTCCACTTGCTTGCATGCAGCTCTGCTGTGCATGACGGGCacaaacttatacatataaaaccaaTGACGTtgacaaaaaaagtaattgtcAGTTACTAGTTTACTACCCAAGTTCACGGAAACAGCCAAGCAGGTGATTGAACTACCAAAATGACGTGACGGCTGTGTTTAGCCAGTATGAATGTTGAATAGAatctgtattattaaataatttaattttttagtttatGGGTAAGCTAAACCTGTAAATGGTTTAGCTGCTTCACTGTTGGGTATATTGAATCTATATTTTCTATCCTATAATGGGgttgttgttttatattatttatattaggaAAAAAGCCGTAACGAAAAAAAGTTTAACTAACAACATTTAAAACTATGGTAACACTTAAGTAGTACGTTGAATGAATGTCACCAGCTAGATAAATGATCGGGTTTGTTTTGCGAAACTTATTTttctgttaaaaaaaaaatggaattttAACCCATTCGCTGcggcagaaaaaaaaaacttttattagaCAGGTGCGGGCCGGTTTTCGTCGCTTTAAAAATATGTGCCCtggttgcaatttttttttgtgactggTTTTCGTAAAGATATACTTAAGCAATTTTAAAAAGACGCCGATTGGCGTATTCCGCAcctgaatattaataaaaaaacgccGTCGAATGggttaaatgaataaaacttaGAAGTTTAAcgtgtaaataaacaatttggaGCGGAGCTCGGCTAATTATATTTCGGGTgtaaatttatgtttattagaacaagaagttaatttttattgaatttacatGGTATTTTTGCTCAAACAGCGGTTATGACAGGTAGGAATTGTAttactgtttatattttatatgccAGAAGTGTAAAACCGATCAGTGGGTCATCTTAGGGGCGAACCtactaaataaaagatttaaaatctaaaaaataaggAATGTTTACTTCGCACTTATAATTCAGATTTGTCTGGGTGGTATTGCTTGGTAATAACTGTGCAACTGGCTtttgattttttgtttcagGAAAATCTGAAgtgtttagttaattaaaaatagcggAAAATTCGAAACCCACGAGAATAAGTGACCGGCCGTCCTTAAAAATAATCGGATATTTCGATATTCTGCATTTGATAAAAAACAGATATTTTAGTGTGAAAAACAGTTACCATCTTTAAGATAACTTTGAGTGCGTAATATTGgtttaacattgaaataaaataaaattatgatttgaCTTAAGCCTGATTTTGCCGGTTTTAACAATTAATATATATGTGGTAATTTTGTAAGAATGTCTTTTATTTGAATGAACTAGAAATCGAAACTATCAAATACCAAATGAAAGAAAAGCAGCCTTCTTTTCTAATATCAACCAAAAATCCATTTTCGAATGCGCTATTAAGGACGAGATCTCGTTATTGCGAGATCGAGATTGCATTCCCTATTGTCAAGAACAGGGGCCTACTCCgtttctcgaatccgaagtttcgtttaattttgatttactaatgaaattacttaaaataacgttttatttttaatttcaaatcaacacaaaggttcgcaataaatggaattattGTAGTACGTACGAAGTTTCGACAAAACTTCGTTTTTCATTGAATTACGAGTAGACCCCCAGGTCCAGGTTAGGGTTGCCATATACAAATTTACAAAAGCCGGACTACGTACAGTAAAAAGACGGACATTTTGCCGGATATCGTATATTTATAGTTTAGCATATTTGacactaatataattatctatacatGCATTATtacatagtgcatacagggatcaTTGCCGGCTGATGTCTCATTTcactaaatttaaaattgttctaCGGGTCTCTgtgagttggcttcggctcctcgtatgccttccaaaggtccgggaccctgtggccCCGTGCTAGGAAAAGAATAGAatacaaatatatataatagtttttttttaaacctagaataaaatattacatttcagtttttttttttttgtaacgggATCACTAATCAACACTATTTTCCcagttattttgaaaacaaataaacaaggtGATCATATTTTCCAATGAAAGTACATGTCTTCATACTTCTAGACTATGTGTAATCttaagagtgggagagccaagcttcggcacgaatgggccggcttgaccggagtgataccacggcctcacagaaaaccgacgcgaaacaaagcttgcgttgtgtttcgtagtgtgagtgaggttacacaattccccccttcccaatcttcgccatccccgattcccgaacaacaacccttaaattcctaactcccaaaaagccggcaacgcacttgtaacgcctctgctgtttcaagtgtccatgggtggcggcgattgcttgccatcaggtaatacgtctgcacgattaccggcgtgtttcataaaaaaaaccgaCAAATTCCTGATATTAGTACCTATATTAGTACCTGTAGGTATTGTAATTTTTCACAGATTTGGTgactttgtaaaaaaaatacttttaattaatacagGTCGGAGGGTGATGTGAGCGATACGTTAGGCGAGAGCCTCCTtcgaataaaacaataaaatcttcagAATAGAATCTCGGGTTAATTTTCGGATCCATGCTGCACTAACAGTACAatatattcttagtttttatacTGCTTGCAGACGTATTTTCAGCGAGCGGTGTGCAACACCACCCTCTCGCtcgcaattaaaataaaatcttcgtAATGTAGGTACTGAGTGTTTATGTCCGGTAATTGCATTGTTACATTAATTAGGCTACTGATGGGGCCGGACATTTCCCACTGactattctgagaagaaatgccgaaacaaactcggAAGCCTCAGTCATTTTCAAAGTGCAATCATTAACAAAGTACATCAAACTCATCAAAGATAAGTCCACTCTTATTGTGATAATGTTCACTGTTATTATCTCGAACTCAATAACAGGTTCACAACACTGATTCTAATGATTGCAATCACTGAACACTAATCGAATGATAGTATTTCCAGTAAGTAGTTGTTCGCTCAGACTCGCCAATACAAGATTAGTGCTGTGGTGCGATGTTGAATCGTCAACCGTAATTTCCCCTGTTCGGCGGGGGTGACGTCACaatcacaattaattataacagcGCGCCTGTATTCATTTGTTGTCACCCATTCGTTTtagagtaggtacctaggtaaatATTGAAGTCCCGTATTAATGACTCTTCCgactacatatgtatatatagtacaaataatttcttcatatcattttgaattattttaccAACATAATATCTATCTCGTTATTAAGTTACGGGAGTTTGAAAAAAAGAACCACATCCTGcgtttcgagccggaacccagtaaacccgctaggtaatccacagccccggatcaggcatcagtcctactgggccccatttgtggtggtatGAATGTAATATGGCTACTGAACGTACTCACATAAATGATTGTACTTGTTTCATTTGCAGCGGATGATGGAGGTTTCGAGCTCGGCGCGTACATGAACAACATCTGCCAGACTCCGAACATCGATGCCCTTGCCAAGCGTGGTCTACTCTTCAACAATGCCTTCACTTCAGTTAGCAGCTGCTCTCCAAGGTTCCGAACAATACTATATTTAAACAATAgcttattatttgaaataactaaaaagtaaaacacaCCTAGGTAGGTACGCTGTTTCACCATTCGTTCATCTAACTTTTTATGAGATAAAGCCAGAAGGATGGTAAACGAGAAGCTTGatagcctgatggtaagcaattagcgccAGCACGACTTGTTTGCTGTGCAGAGCAGCCAATTATATCGATCTCAATTTTCGATTTGTTTCTTTCCATATGGAATGTAGGAACATATGCTATGCATCTTAACCGGCTGGGGCGAGAGTGTAAGTTACGGTCTATAGGTCCGACTTTAGGGCGGCGTCACCCAGATTGACTTTGGCTGACAGCCGTGCCTacatctttattaatttataaagttgAGGGCTTACAAGTACTTACCTACCTGTATGTACCTACACAATTGGTATGTAAACTAATATCATAtcgctaaagagtttgtttgtttaaacaagCTGATCTCCGAAACTATTAGTTCGCATTGAATATtgtaatgtacataattatttttgtaataaccaACTATCGTGAAACACACCAAACTCacaaaaatcacggttaactcacgtaggtacattaatgaagataTAAGCTCTCTCTCAGTAGGCTgcggctgcgcgacgtcgccgcgtctgcgcacgctgttaATGAtgaagtccctctgtgactcgaaacttgtagagcttttccATTAGtgaacgtgagtaaaccgtgatttttaggtaacttattatgtaattactagCTTATGCCAGCGGCTTCGACCGTCTTCCTTTGTGATAAAGCCTTGtgagttattccagaccatagtcTAAcgctgtaccaaatttcattccgatccctttagcggttttgacgtgattcagtcacaaacatacacacactttcgcatttatattattagtaagatAGTAAGATGTAttattgtgttggatagtatTCGAAACTGCGCGggattagaaaataattatatataaataaataaataaataaataatatataattatctataacAAGCAACTCGCTCGTTGTTTTGCTGATTTCAATTTCCTATTGATATGTAGTGTGAAGTTTTAATAGCCTGTATAGACgtcttcgataaatggactcttcaacacaaaaataattattccatgcgaaccagtagttctggagatcgGCGCGTTTAgattcttcagttttataataagcAAATAGATTTTCTTTGTGTGAACAAATTAATGTGAGCAGAAAGTGTAGTGCCACCTGCCGGGCTGGCTCCGTGGCGTGAGCAGCCTGATTGATAGACATGTTCCGCACAGCCGCGCCGCGCTGCTCACGGGCACGCCGAGCCACCAGAACGGCATGTACGGGCTGCACCGCACTGTGCACCACTTCAACTCCTTCGACACCGTCACCAGCCTGCCTAACCTGCTGAGCGCGCATAATGTCACCACCGGTGCGTATTTCTTTCtgtatatttaaacatttttaattaataatttattgttttatgagtAGACATCTAATATCTACCTCTCCTGAAACGTAGAACGACATACCTTTGAGAATTGCCTTCACGTTGATCGTTACTCGCCAGGTATTATCGGTAAGAAGGACGTCGGGCCGGCGCCGCAGTATAAGTTTGACTACGAGCAGACCGAGGAGAACAACCACGTGAACCAGGTCGGCCGGAACATCACGCACATCAAGCTGCTCGCCCGGGAGTTCCTCGCTAAAGCGAACCGTGACAAAaggtaataaacaatataattccCGCGTAGTACTACACAGATTGTAGATAGCGAGTCCCAGATACATCTCGCGAGATTGGAAAATGAGTGGGcttgttaatttgttattatacgCTCCCTCCCAAGTGTTTGCCTGGGTGGCCGGGTCTGCATAATGTATATATTGGatgcttatttattttcaggCCGTTTCTACTGTACGTAAGTTTCCACGACCCGCATAGGTGCGGTCACACGGACCCGCAGTATGGTCCGTTCTGCGAACGGTTCGGTTCCGGCGAGGAGGGCATGGGGCTTATACCGGACTGGCATCCAATTTACTACCAGTGGGAGCAAGTGCAGCTGCCTTACTTCATCCAGGTAATGACGAGCTGCTGGCAGACACCAGACCTTAGCTAGtaggtatccggagctgcggactacctagggggtttaccggggctccggctcgaaaagcaggagttggaacgggggtttttagtcagtaagagtctgacacttcctctcgcctcgcccaaggcgggagaagtaattagatgatttccccccctcaaaaaaaagctagtAGGTGTATAACTTCTATTTTTTGATggtgtacctaaatattatgtattcacATTACTATTGCAGAGACTTCATACGCAcaaataggtaattatattCCTGTGTTTAATATACCCGTGGGAGTTTCACTCACAAGGAtcatgtatgtgaacttgtatgtttgtaaacgcacccacgacacaggagaaaatcctaatgtggggcaacgtttaaaaaaaaaaaaaaaaaaagtacctagTTAAGTACATCATTATGTTCTTAAGTCCAGTAGTTTCGGTTGTGTAAAGATAGCGTCTTGTAATGCACAGGACACGGAAGCGGCTCGGAGAGACATCGCGGCCCAGTACACGACCATGTCGCGGCTAGATCAAGGTACAATAACATAACTAGTAGGCACTAGCAGGGCAGTGGTACGTCGCCCGCGCGGCTATATCTAACATTCCTCGCTTCAACAGGAGTAGGGCTGGTGCTCCAAGAGCTGCAGAGCGCCGGCCACGCGGACGACACCCTCGTCATATACACGTCGGACAACGGCGTCCCGTTCCCGTCCGGCCGCACCAACATGTACGACCCGGGACTCCGCGAGCCCTTGATCATTGCCTCGCCGGACGCGCGCGCGAGGAAGAATGAAGCATCGCATGCGAT from Spodoptera frugiperda isolate SF20-4 chromosome 26, AGI-APGP_CSIRO_Sfru_2.0, whole genome shotgun sequence includes the following:
- the LOC126912486 gene encoding N-sulphoglucosamine sulphohydrolase-like isoform X2 translates to MAYESSIVYTLIICFFITDTALSDKGSKPGNVLIFLADDGGFELGAYMNNICQTPNIDALAKRGLLFNNAFTSVSSCSPSRAALLTGTPSHQNGMYGLHRTVHHFNSFDTVTSLPNLLSAHNVTTGIIGKKDVGPAPQYKFDYEQTEENNHVNQVGRNITHIKLLAREFLAKANRDKRPFLLYVSFHDPHRCGHTDPQYGPFCERFGSGEEGMGLIPDWHPIYYQWEQVQLPYFIQDTEAARRDIAAQYTTMSRLDQGVGLVLQELQSAGHADDTLVIYTSDNGVPFPSGRTNMYDPGLREPLIIASPDARARKNEASHAMVSLLDIMPTVLDWFNIPFSQENNDILPPDTAKSLLPILEKEPPHSEDEAVFASQTHHEVTMYYPMRAVRTRRYKLIHNLNFGMPFPIDQDLYVSPTFQDLLNRTAGKQPLPWYKTLHQYYYRPQWELYDVRADPAELRNLHGKPALAGVEAALRARLQRWQRATADPWQCAPGAVLERAACRPLLQR
- the LOC118264503 gene encoding uncharacterized protein LOC118264503, whose translation is MSSRKSVLYLFDVDGTLTKPRQVITEELKKFLLDDVKSRVSVGLVSGSDYVKIAEQMDGPEVAAKFDYVFCENGVVHYRNGKLISSESILSHLGEKLLQRVINFSLAYMSKLELPAKRGNFVEFRSSMINICPVGRSCSQAERDEFVKYDSIHSIRQKFVDALKTEFEDSGLTFALGGQISVDVFPTGWDKTYCLNHVADQHFEQIHFFGDKTMAGGNDYEIYHDPRTIGHKVTSPDDTKEQVVKCLNI
- the LOC126912486 gene encoding N-sulphoglucosamine sulphohydrolase-like isoform X1, with the protein product MAYESSIVYTLIICFFITDTALSDKGSKPGNVLIFLADDGGFELGAYMNNICQTPNIDALAKRGLLFNNAFTSVSSCSPRHVPHSRAALLTGTPSHQNGMYGLHRTVHHFNSFDTVTSLPNLLSAHNVTTGIIGKKDVGPAPQYKFDYEQTEENNHVNQVGRNITHIKLLAREFLAKANRDKRPFLLYVSFHDPHRCGHTDPQYGPFCERFGSGEEGMGLIPDWHPIYYQWEQVQLPYFIQDTEAARRDIAAQYTTMSRLDQGVGLVLQELQSAGHADDTLVIYTSDNGVPFPSGRTNMYDPGLREPLIIASPDARARKNEASHAMVSLLDIMPTVLDWFNIPFSQENNDILPPDTAKSLLPILEKEPPHSEDEAVFASQTHHEVTMYYPMRAVRTRRYKLIHNLNFGMPFPIDQDLYVSPTFQDLLNRTAGKQPLPWYKTLHQYYYRPQWELYDVRADPAELRNLHGKPALAGVEAALRARLQRWQRATADPWQCAPGAVLERAACRPLLQR